The following DNA comes from bacterium.
GTCGAGCTCACCCTGTTCACATGCCTCTTCAACGCCTGGAATCGCCTTCAGGACGGATTCCGGAACGAGCTGGAGCCCCCCGAGGGGCGGATCAGCTGGCCGGCGGACTGGGAAAAAGAGGGCGCCTCCCGCTAGCGGCGGGGCCTTTTCCGAAGACACCGGGCTGGAGGTGTGGATGTCCGTACCCATCTTGTTGGCGATTCTGGGGATGTGCGCCCAGGGGGCCTCGGATTTTTTCTACAAAAGGGCGCAGAACAGGGGCATCGTCCTGGAAACTTATCTCCAGGTCGAGTGGATTCCCTTCGCGCTGGTCGCTCTCCTCTTCGGGTATCTCAACGGCGATCTGGAGCCGAACCGGGCTTCCCTCATCTACGGCCCCATCTTCGGTGTTTTCTCCTTCATCGCCATTTTTTTGTTCGTGAGCAGCCTCCGGGAAGGCGAGGCGAGCATTAACACGCTCATTTTCCGCCTCAATTTTGTTCTCGTCGCCTTTTTCGCGATTCTTTTTCTGGGGGAGCGCTGGACCATTTCCCTGACCGCCGGCCTGGTCTTCGCCGGCCTGGCCATCGCCAGCACCGCGGTCATGGGCAGAAGCCGGTCCCCGGCGGGAGGCGGTGGTGGGAGGAGAGGCCTTTCGTCGCGCTCTTTGGCGCTTGTGCTCTCTGGCATGTTCTTTTTCTCTGTCGTGAACGTCATCTTCAAGGTGAGTGTGGTGAACGGCGGCAACGTCCCGTTCCTCATCGTATTCGGTGCCTGCAGTTGGAGCGTGGCAGCGTTCATTCTGATGGTGGCGAGAGGGCGGTACGGCTTCCCGCCGGGCAACTGGATTTATTTTCCCATCACCGGAAGCCTCAAGTCGGTGTCTTTCTTTTGTCTGCTCACTTCATTTCGGCTGGGCGGAAACGCGAGCGCGGTAGTGCCCATCGTGCAGATGAGCTTCGTGCTCACGGCCATTTTGGCGGCTGTTTTTCTGGGGGAGACGTTTAATCGATGGAAGTGGGCCGGGCTTGGATTCGCCGCCCTGGCCATCTTGGCGCTCTCGTCATAAGTCCGGGGAAGGGGAGGCGGCTTGAGTCTTTGTCGGGTTCGGGTAGAATACCGGCAGGGTGCGGATTTCAACATGCCAAGGGGATTTATTGATGAATGATAAGCGTCTTTTTCAGAGGTTCGGCTCGCCGCAGGAAGTGGACGGATCGCCTTCTTTGCTGATTTTCGTTCCGGAGATTTCCGAGGCGGCGCTGACGCCGGATGATTTCAGCGCGGGCGGCTTCAAGGTGCACTCCCCGAAACAGCTCGAGCCGGGCACTCTTCTCTCCTGTACCATCCGCTCCGGCGATGTCGCCATCGAGGGCTGCAAGGCGCAGGTGGCGTGGGTGGAGGAATCCTCCGACGGCAATGGGTGCATGGTGGGCATCGCACTCGACATTTCCGAAGAAGTCAGAGACAACTTTTCTTCGATTTTGACGGCCATCCTCAGTGGCGAGACGCCGGAAAGCCTATAGGCTCGACGCTTCCCTGAACCATCCTACCGGAAGCCGGCGCCCCCGTTGACCTTGACCGTATCCCCCGTCATGAAAGGGCAGGCGTCCGAACACATGAAGAGCACCAGCTCGCCGATCTCCTCGGGGGTCCCCATCCGCCCCATCGGGATCGAGGCGCTCATTCTTTCCCACAACTCCTCTGAAGCGCTTCTCTGAAAGGGCGTATCCACGTATCCCGCCGAGATCGACAGGCAGCGGATGCCCCGGTCGGCGAATTCGCGGGCGATCCCGAGCGTCATCGTGGTCACCGCCCCCTTGGCCGCCCCGTAATGGACGGCGATGCCCGGGGCCCCGTTGAGATGGGCCATGCTCGCCATGTTGACGATGACCCCGCCGCCGCCCGCCAGCATCTCGGGGAGCACGGCCTGTGTGCAGTAGAACGTGCCCTTGACGTTCAGATCGAACGTCTTGTCCCAGGTGTCGTCATCAATTTCCAGAAACTTGCAGCGCCGCACAATGCTGCCGGCGGAGTTGAACAGGAAATGGATTTTGCCGAATTCACGCTTTCCAAGGCGCACCATCTCCCCGGCATCCTCGCGGCGCGTCACGTCCATGGCAAAAGGCAGTGCGGCGCCCCCAAACCGGGAGACTTCATCGGCGATTCGGCGTGCGCCCACCGCGTCGAGATCGGCACAAAGCACATTCGCCCCTTCGCGGGCGAAGATGCGGGCGGTGGCCCGGCCGATCCCGCTGGCGGCGCCGGTGATGAGTATCGTTTTACCGCTGAAGTAGTCTGGCGTTTTGACCATGGTATTTCCTCCGACAATTCCGGGTGGCGTAGGGGAGACATTGTATCGCCTCCGGGGGAAAATGTGCGATGATGCGCGCCATTCGCGCTCTCTTTGTTCGGGACGTTCACGGAATGACGCCAGTCAATCCCAGAAAATCTTCCGTGATCTATTACGGATGGGTCATTATCTGGCTCTCGTTCATGACGATGGCGTTTCACTCGACGGCCCGCTTTTCGTTTTCCATTTTCCAGATTCCGCTGATCGGGGAGTTCAACTGGTCGCGAGCGGCGCTGGGCGGGGCGTATTCGCTGAACATGTTTCTGCACGGCTTCATGGCGCCGGTAACGGGCTCCCTCATGGACCGCTACGGGCCGCGGCGGGTGATGCCCTGGGGGTCGGTGTTCGTCGGCGCGGCGCTCGCCTTCGGGTGGTTCATCACCTCGCTGTGGCACGTCTACCTGTTGACCGGCCTGATTATGGGGATAGGGAGTGCCCTGAGCGGCTACCCGATGCATGCCGCCATCGTGCCCCGCTGGTTTCGGCGCAAGCGGGGGATGGCCGTCGGCATTGTTCTGTCGGGAATCGGGATAGGGGGACTCATGCTCTCGCCCACCATCGAGCGCCTGATCGCCCATTTCAGCTGGCGGCACGCCTACCTCGCTTACGGCCTCTTTGTTCTGCTCGTGCTCGCCCCGCTGAATTTTTTCCTTGTCCGGAACCGCCCGGAGGAGGTGGGGCAGGCGGTTGACGGTCTTCCGCCGCGGGAGGAGGACCCGGCCTCGTCTCCATCGGCCGAAGCGCGCGTGGGCCTTCGGGAAGCCCTCTCGGCCGTGCGGGGGGACTCCCGGTTCACCGCCCTCGTCCTGATGAGCTTCATCACGGGCCTTCACATGAACACCATGATGAGCCACATGGCGCTCTATCTGGTGGATCAGAACTACGGACTCTCCCTGGCCGCCATCATTTTGGGGATCACGGGCTTTCTCCGTATGTTCGGAAGCATATCCATGGGCTGGCTCAGCGACCGCATGGGGCGGATTCGCGCCCTGAACATCTCCTACGGGATTGCCGCCGCGGGACTTCTTTTGACTCTCCTCATCCCGCAGCTGGGCTATCTCCCGATCCTGGGATTCCTCTTCGGGATCATCTACGGGTTCGGGATGGGCGGGATGGCCTCGATCTCTGCCGCCCTGTCGTCCGATATATTCGATCGGCGGGTCATCGGGATGGTGATGGGCGTTTTCGAGATATGCTTCGCGATCGGCGGCATCGTCGGGCCGCCCCTCGCCGGCCTCGCGTTCGATCTGACGGGAAGCTATTCCATCCCCATCACGGTGCTGATCGCCGCGATGGTTCTTCACATATTCATCGCGGCAAGGGTGACGGTGGCGCGGGCGGACTAAAAGGCCGGCCCCTTCGCGCCATCTTCCGGAACGATCGCTGTACCATCTCCAGATTGGCGGCGCACCGGAACCCAAAATAAGCATGGCCGGTGTCGAGCCTTCCCGGATCGACCGGGGTGCGCGAGGTGGCGGTCAGGCCCTCGGCATCGCTCGATGAGGTTCCGCCCCGGGCGACCCGGGTATCCTCGGTCTTCAGGTTCTCTCTGCCGTCGCGGCTCTGGTAGGGGTATTTCCGGTAGAGCGAGCGGGTCCACTCCCACACCTGGCCGGCCATGTCGAGGACGCCGTAGGGGCTTGCGCCCTTGGGGTAGCGGCCGACCGGGACGGTCTCGCCGTGAAAGCCGCCGAAGAAGGCCAGCTCCTGGGTGGGCGGCTGGTTTCCCCAGGGATAGAGTCTCCCGTCGGTCCCGCGGGCGGCTTTTTCCCACTCGGCCTCGCTGGGGAGGCGTTTCCCCCGCCAGCGGCAGTAGGCGACGGCCCCGTGCCAGCTCAGCTCCGCGGCCGGGTAGTTCTCAAAACCCTTGTCGGCCGTCCAAACGCCGCCCCGGCGATGAATGCGCGCATCCGGGTCGGGGGCGTCGAGATACATCTCGCCCAGCGGGCCGAGGTGGCTCTTCGCCCGGATGAATTCGGCGTATTCGGATACCCGCACCAGGTTGCGGTCGATGTAAAAGGCGGAGAGATAGACCTGGTGCGCGGGTTTTTCATCGTCCGGACCGTTGTCTCTTCCCATCTGGAAGGGGCCCGCGGGGATGAGGACCATCCCGGCGTATTTCCCCTCCGCCGGGGCCGCGCCCGCAGGGGGCAGGGCCACTCCGGAGAGGGTCATCCACACTAGAGCGGCGACAGCGATCCTGGGCATCGGAGGCATCTCCCGCAGGGGTTTGGGCGGCGCCTGGGATTATAGCCGTTGCAGGTCCTCTCCGGCGATCACCTCTCCGCCAAAATGCTTGGCGACTTCCGCGCAAAGAGCGTCCCGCGCCGCCATCGGCGGCAGGATGTGGGACATGGCGACGGTCTTGACGCCGGCCGCCGCGGCGGTTTTTCCCACCTCCTCGGGGGAGGCGTGGTGGGCGGCGATGATCTTGGCCTGCTCCGGCGTCTGTCCCATCTTCTCGACGATCTCCGAGGCGATGCAGGGGTGCATCACGAGAACGTCCGCCCCCTGGGCGAAGGGCACCAGTTTCTCTGTGGGCCCCCCGTCGCTCGCCAGGACAATCGCGCGCCCATCCGCCTCGAAGCGGTAGGAGAGCATGTCCGCCACGTTCCCGTGGTGGGTGGTGTGGTCCACCCGGATTTTGATGCCGTCCACCTCGAGCGCATCGCCCGGCGCGAGGACCCGGGTCTCGATCTCGCAGCCATGGCGGGGCCTTCCCTCGGCGACGCGGACCTCGATGTCGTACTCGTAGTAGGCGAGCATTCTTTCGACGATCTGCGTGACCGGGGCGGGGCCGTAGACCCGGAGCGGGGTCTTAGCGCCGAGGATCCAGCGCGTAATGAAAAAATCCCCGAAGCCGGTGTAGTGGTCCGAGTGGAAGTGGGTGAAGAAAAGATGATCCACCTGGGGGACTTTGAAGCCGGCCGCGGTGATCTGGCGGGGGACGTTCCGGCCCGCGTCCACGAGGTAGAGCTTGTCGCCCAAAACGATGCCGTCCGCCTGCCCGCTGGTCTTGGGGAAGGGGGGCGGGGCGCCGGTGCCGAGCAAAACGAGTTCCATGGAGTTTCCTTTCCGAGCGAGTTTTTTCTAAGATTTCAGGCCGGATTCTTCAATGGCCTGGGCGATGAGTTCCGGGTGTTCGGGGGAAACGAGGTGGACGCCCGAGACGCCGGAAATTTCCGAGATTTCCTGCAGCATCTCGGCGCAAATTCTCATTCCTTCCTGTTCCGGCTCGGAAGCCGCCCGCAGGCGGCGGATCACCTCATCGGGCATGTGCAGCCCCCTATAGTTTTCGCGCATCCAGAGGGCGGTCTGGTGCGAGGGCAACAGGGCGAGGCTGACGAGCGCGAACATTTTCCCGGAAATCCCGTTGTCGTTGAGCCTGGAGATATAGCGCCGGATGGCGGCGGTGTCGAAGCAAAGCTGCGTCTGGATGAAATGGGCGCCCGCGCCGGCCTTGGGCTTCAGTTGCGCGAGCCATTCTTTCTCGGGCTCCATCTCGGGAAAATCCGAGGTCCCGATGAAGAATTGGGGGGGCGCATCAATGGGGTAGCGGGACGGCAATATCCCCCCGCTCGTCATCTTCAAACCCTCGGAGGGGAGCACCCCTTTCTCCGCCATCTCCGAAACCAGGCGGATCAGTTCGGCGGGCGCGGCATCGGAGGCGCGCCTTCGGTGCGTCCGCCCGCCGGCGGATTGGTTCTCGCTCTGGAGGATCAGGATGTTGTGAATGCCCAGAACGGCGGCGCCCAGAATGTCGTTCAGCATGGCGACCCGGTTCCGGCTTTCGCAGGAAAACTGGAGGATCGGCTCGATGCCGCTTGCGGCCAGCACCGCGGCGCAGGCGAGGCCGGAAACCTGATAGTGGGCGCCGCCCGTGTCCCGCACGTTCAGGGCGTTCACGCATTCGCGGAGCGGCGCGGCCTGGGCGAGAATGGAATCCGGACTGCCGGAGGCGGGCGGCTTCATGTCCGCCGTCAGGGCGAATTCCCCGGCCAGCAGATTCCGCACCAGCCGGCTCTGCACCGGCAAAGAAACCGCGTTCCGCATCCGTCTGCCTCCCTGTTTTTCCGCTGTTCCTGTTTATTCTAGGCCTTCCGGCCGGTCCCGCCAACTTCCCCCGCGGCGGCCGGGCCGGAATTGCCGATTCCGGGCGCGTGCCGTATAACAGGGCCCATCGCATTCAAAACCCTGCATTGTCGCCCACCTATTGAATGGAGTGCCCGAAATGCTCACCGCGACCAAGGATATCGTGCTGCCCACTTCCATCATCGGCTCTTTGCCCCGGCCGGCCTGGTACACCCAGAACCTGGGAAGGAACTCGTTTCTGGCGGCCATGACCAATTCCAACTACCGCGAGCAGTACATTGACGCGGTTTCGGTCTATCTGCGGGATCAGGAGTGCGCCGGGCTGGATATCCTCACCGACGGCGACGCCCACTACGATGAAGAGGTGTGCGGACAGAGCTGGACCACGTATCCGATCTACCACATGGACGGATTCAGCCGGGAGCTCGAGCAGCCGGTGCAGCCCCATGCCATGGCGGTCAAGTTTCCTCCGGGCCACATTCTGCACGATTACCTCGAATCGCGGATCATCCCGAGACTCTCCGGCCCCGTCGGCCGCGGAAATCTGCAGTACGCCCCCATGTGGAAAACGGCCCAGCGCCTGACCAAAAAGCCCGTCAAGTTCGGGACGATCACGGCCGAAATCCTGGCGATGTCGATCCAGGACGATCACTACAAGGACGTGCGCGAGCGGGTCATGGCCTTCAGCGATGCGCTGAACGCGGAGCTGACGGAACTCGTCGCCGCCGGCTGCCCGGTCATCCAGATGGAGGAGCCGCAGATTCACATGTATGCCGCACGCGGCGTCAAGGACGGGCCCATCACGCCGGATTTCCTGGTGGAAGTCTTCAACAACACAGTGAAAGGACTGCGCGAGAAGGCCGAGGTGTGGTGCCATACCTGCTGGGGCAATCCCGCCCAGCAGCGGATGTTCGATGAGGTCCAGAAGTACGAGCCCTCGCTCGAGTACTACAACCAGATCGACGCCGATCTCATTACGTTCGAATCGTGCAGCTCCGGCCGGGCGGAACTCGATGTGATCGGCGAGCGTATCAAGGGTATGAAAATCGGTGTCGGCGTGATCGATCACCACGGGCTGCAGGTGGAGCGGCCCGAGGAAGTCGCGGATCACATTCGCGAGGCCCTGAAGCACATCCCCGCCGAGCGGCTGGTCGTCGTATCGGACTGCGGGATGGGCCGCGAGGGCATGAGCCGCCGGCACGCCCGCTACAAAATCGCCGCGCTCGTGCAGGGCACGAACATCGTCCGCAAGGAGATCGGGGCGCCCGAGGCGGAATGCCTGATGACCGAACCGCGGTATTCGCTGACGAAGCGCCAGGAAGCCTAGCCCCCGAAAGCGGGAGGTCTCCGCCGGGCGCTAGCCGATTTTTACCGAGCCCTGCGTCTGGCGGCGCATATCCCACCACACCCATTTCGCGGGCTTTAGCGTGATGCGCACGCGGATCTTCTTGGCCGTGGGGGTTTCCTTGTAGGTCTCCCACATCTCGGGCCCGAAGAACTGATCGATAATCCGCTTCATCCCGTCGTGATCGGTACCGAGCACCTCGGAGACTTCCGCGTTCCCTTCGACGGTGACGCAGCGGAAGGGGGGCTCGGCATCGTCAATGCACAGCGTGAGGGCCGGGTTTTTTTTCAGATTCTTCACCGTCACCGAATCCGCGCCCGTGCTGAGGAAGAACGATCCGTCCTCCGGATAGAACTTGTAGCAGAGCGGGACGACGTGCGCAGTGCCGTTCGGCCGCACGGTGCAGACCCGGACCATCCTTCCCCGGTCGGATAGAAACGCATCCATTTCGGTGGGACGCTCGGCCATGTTCTGCCTCCTTGAATGATATGAGAGATGTCTCTGCCGGCGCCCGCGGGAGCGGCGGCGGATCAGGGATGTCATATTTTCGGCGTCGGCCCGATTTTAACACGATTGCTCGCACTTCTTCTTTTCATCTTTCCTGGATTTCAGAGGGGGATTTGGACATGAAAATGTCAAAATGTTTCACGGGAAAAATTGAAAGGGAGAGGGTGCACATGCCGATCGAGCAGGGCCTGGTACCGGGGAGTCATCCCCGGAGCCGGGAAATAATGAAACGATTTTTAGGACGATATCGAATAAAAAAGATAAAAAGATAGAAAAAGATGAAATAAATGACCTTGTGATTCTTCCCTCGAATGATAGGCTGGGGGCCCTTCTCGCAGGGAAAAAGGCGTTCGGTTGCATCCGATCGGCAGGTGGAGAA
Coding sequences within:
- a CDS encoding DMT family transporter — protein: MSVPILLAILGMCAQGASDFFYKRAQNRGIVLETYLQVEWIPFALVALLFGYLNGDLEPNRASLIYGPIFGVFSFIAIFLFVSSLREGEASINTLIFRLNFVLVAFFAILFLGERWTISLTAGLVFAGLAIASTAVMGRSRSPAGGGGGRRGLSSRSLALVLSGMFFFSVVNVIFKVSVVNGGNVPFLIVFGACSWSVAAFILMVARGRYGFPPGNWIYFPITGSLKSVSFFCLLTSFRLGGNASAVVPIVQMSFVLTAILAAVFLGETFNRWKWAGLGFAALAILALSS
- a CDS encoding PilZ domain-containing protein, producing MNDKRLFQRFGSPQEVDGSPSLLIFVPEISEAALTPDDFSAGGFKVHSPKQLEPGTLLSCTIRSGDVAIEGCKAQVAWVEESSDGNGCMVGIALDISEEVRDNFSSILTAILSGETPESL
- a CDS encoding SDR family NAD(P)-dependent oxidoreductase; this encodes MVKTPDYFSGKTILITGAASGIGRATARIFAREGANVLCADLDAVGARRIADEVSRFGGAALPFAMDVTRREDAGEMVRLGKREFGKIHFLFNSAGSIVRRCKFLEIDDDTWDKTFDLNVKGTFYCTQAVLPEMLAGGGGVIVNMASMAHLNGAPGIAVHYGAAKGAVTTMTLGIAREFADRGIRCLSISAGYVDTPFQRSASEELWERMSASIPMGRMGTPEEIGELVLFMCSDACPFMTGDTVKVNGGAGFR
- a CDS encoding MFS transporter; the encoded protein is MIYYGWVIIWLSFMTMAFHSTARFSFSIFQIPLIGEFNWSRAALGGAYSLNMFLHGFMAPVTGSLMDRYGPRRVMPWGSVFVGAALAFGWFITSLWHVYLLTGLIMGIGSALSGYPMHAAIVPRWFRRKRGMAVGIVLSGIGIGGLMLSPTIERLIAHFSWRHAYLAYGLFVLLVLAPLNFFLVRNRPEEVGQAVDGLPPREEDPASSPSAEARVGLREALSAVRGDSRFTALVLMSFITGLHMNTMMSHMALYLVDQNYGLSLAAIILGITGFLRMFGSISMGWLSDRMGRIRALNISYGIAAAGLLLTLLIPQLGYLPILGFLFGIIYGFGMGGMASISAALSSDIFDRRVIGMVMGVFEICFAIGGIVGPPLAGLAFDLTGSYSIPITVLIAAMVLHIFIAARVTVARAD
- a CDS encoding SUMF1/EgtB/PvdO family nonheme iron enzyme, with amino-acid sequence MPRIAVAALVWMTLSGVALPPAGAAPAEGKYAGMVLIPAGPFQMGRDNGPDDEKPAHQVYLSAFYIDRNLVRVSEYAEFIRAKSHLGPLGEMYLDAPDPDARIHRRGGVWTADKGFENYPAAELSWHGAVAYCRWRGKRLPSEAEWEKAARGTDGRLYPWGNQPPTQELAFFGGFHGETVPVGRYPKGASPYGVLDMAGQVWEWTRSLYRKYPYQSRDGRENLKTEDTRVARGGTSSSDAEGLTATSRTPVDPGRLDTGHAYFGFRCAANLEMVQRSFRKMARRGRPFSPPAPPSPLPR
- a CDS encoding MBL fold metallo-hydrolase; this translates as MELVLLGTGAPPPFPKTSGQADGIVLGDKLYLVDAGRNVPRQITAAGFKVPQVDHLFFTHFHSDHYTGFGDFFITRWILGAKTPLRVYGPAPVTQIVERMLAYYEYDIEVRVAEGRPRHGCEIETRVLAPGDALEVDGIKIRVDHTTHHGNVADMLSYRFEADGRAIVLASDGGPTEKLVPFAQGADVLVMHPCIASEIVEKMGQTPEQAKIIAAHHASPEEVGKTAAAAGVKTVAMSHILPPMAARDALCAEVAKHFGGEVIAGEDLQRL
- a CDS encoding methylenetetrahydrofolate reductase, producing the protein MRNAVSLPVQSRLVRNLLAGEFALTADMKPPASGSPDSILAQAAPLRECVNALNVRDTGGAHYQVSGLACAAVLAASGIEPILQFSCESRNRVAMLNDILGAAVLGIHNILILQSENQSAGGRTHRRRASDAAPAELIRLVSEMAEKGVLPSEGLKMTSGGILPSRYPIDAPPQFFIGTSDFPEMEPEKEWLAQLKPKAGAGAHFIQTQLCFDTAAIRRYISRLNDNGISGKMFALVSLALLPSHQTALWMRENYRGLHMPDEVIRRLRAASEPEQEGMRICAEMLQEISEISGVSGVHLVSPEHPELIAQAIEESGLKS
- a CDS encoding cobalamin-independent methionine synthase II family protein, which produces MLTATKDIVLPTSIIGSLPRPAWYTQNLGRNSFLAAMTNSNYREQYIDAVSVYLRDQECAGLDILTDGDAHYDEEVCGQSWTTYPIYHMDGFSRELEQPVQPHAMAVKFPPGHILHDYLESRIIPRLSGPVGRGNLQYAPMWKTAQRLTKKPVKFGTITAEILAMSIQDDHYKDVRERVMAFSDALNAELTELVAAGCPVIQMEEPQIHMYAARGVKDGPITPDFLVEVFNNTVKGLREKAEVWCHTCWGNPAQQRMFDEVQKYEPSLEYYNQIDADLITFESCSSGRAELDVIGERIKGMKIGVGVIDHHGLQVERPEEVADHIREALKHIPAERLVVVSDCGMGREGMSRRHARYKIAALVQGTNIVRKEIGAPEAECLMTEPRYSLTKRQEA
- a CDS encoding pyridoxamine 5'-phosphate oxidase family protein; the encoded protein is MAERPTEMDAFLSDRGRMVRVCTVRPNGTAHVVPLCYKFYPEDGSFFLSTGADSVTVKNLKKNPALTLCIDDAEPPFRCVTVEGNAEVSEVLGTDHDGMKRIIDQFFGPEMWETYKETPTAKKIRVRITLKPAKWVWWDMRRQTQGSVKIG